A DNA window from Solanum lycopersicum chromosome 3, SLM_r2.1 contains the following coding sequences:
- the LOC101265013 gene encoding putative hydrolase C777.06c isoform X1, with product MAVFLGIVRPPSHSLFSITRFTRQFSFTNNNSISISRKSFSRFKPIVTASLHSSSANSPNGAEISTNQSELIFLGTGTSEGIPRVSCLTNPVKTCPVCSKAAEPGSKNRRLNTSILIRHSRPSGNRNFLIDVGKFFYHSAMKWFPAYGIRTLDAVIITHSHADAIGGMDDLRDWTNNVQPSVPIYVASRDFEVMKKTHYYLIDKSNIIPGAAVSELQFNIIKEDPFVVHDLKVIPLPVWHGSGYRSLGFRFGNTCYISDVSDIPEETYPLLQDCELLIMDALRPDRSSATHFGLPRALEEVRKIKPKRTLFTGMMHLMDHEVVTERLLKLRETEGVDVQLSYDGLRVPVSL from the exons ATGGCGGTATTTCTCGGAATTGTTCGTCCTCCTTCCCATTCACTCTTTTCTATCACTCGTTTCACTCGTCAATTTTCTTTCACCAATAACAATTCAATCTCCATATCTAGAAAAAGTTTTTCTCGATTCAAACCCATCGTCACAGCTTCTCTTCATTCTA GTTCTGCAAATTCTCCAAATGGAGCTGAGATATCTACAAATCAATCTGAGCTAATATTTTTGGGAACAGGAACAAGTGAAGGAATTCCACGAGTGAGCTGTCTCACTAACCCCGTGAAAACGTGCCCC GTGTGCTCAAAAGCTGCTGAACCGGGTAGCAAAAATAGGAGACTGAACACCAGCATCCTTATTCGCCACTCCAGGCCCTCCGGCAATCGTAACTTTCTTATAGATGTTGGCAA GTTCTTCTACCATAGTGCTATGAAATGGTTTCCCGCTTATGG GATAAGAACACTTGACGCGGTCATTATTACTCATTCTCATGCTGATGCAATTGGAG GTATGGATGATCTTCGCGATTGGACTAACAATGTCCAGCCCTCCGTTCCAATTTATGTGGCCAGTCGTGACTTTGAG GTGATGAAGAAAACTCACTATTATTTGATAGACAAAAGTAATATCATCCCGGGAGCTGCAGTCTCAGAGTTGCAATTTAACATCATAAAGGAAGATCCATTCGTTGTACATGATCTTAAG GTAATTCCTTTACCAGTCTGGCATGGTTCTGGTTATCGTTCTTTGGGCTTTCGATTTGGGAATACATGTTATATCAG CGATGTAAGTGATATACCAGAAGAAACTTACCCACTTCTACAGGACTGTGAACTCCTTATCATG GATGCTTTGCGACCAGATAGGTCTTCTGCAACACATTTTGGACTTCCAAGG GCTCTGGAGGAAGTGCGgaaaatcaaaccaaaaagAACACTTTTCACTG GCATGATGCATCTCATGGACCATGAAGTTGTAACTGAAAGGCTACTGAAACTGAGGGAAACAGAAGGCGTCGATGTGCAACTCAGCTATGATGGGCTTCGAGTACCCGTGAGCTTGTAA
- the LOC101265013 gene encoding putative hydrolase C777.06c isoform X2, producing the protein MAVFLGIVRPPSHSLFSITRFTRQFSFTNNNSISISRKSFSRFKPIVTASLHSSSANSPNGAEISTNQSELIFLGTGTSEGIPRVSCLTNPVKTCPVCSKAAEPGSKNRRLNTSILIRHSRPSGNRNFLIDVGKIRTLDAVIITHSHADAIGGMDDLRDWTNNVQPSVPIYVASRDFEVMKKTHYYLIDKSNIIPGAAVSELQFNIIKEDPFVVHDLKVIPLPVWHGSGYRSLGFRFGNTCYISDVSDIPEETYPLLQDCELLIMDALRPDRSSATHFGLPRALEEVRKIKPKRTLFTGMMHLMDHEVVTERLLKLRETEGVDVQLSYDGLRVPVSL; encoded by the exons ATGGCGGTATTTCTCGGAATTGTTCGTCCTCCTTCCCATTCACTCTTTTCTATCACTCGTTTCACTCGTCAATTTTCTTTCACCAATAACAATTCAATCTCCATATCTAGAAAAAGTTTTTCTCGATTCAAACCCATCGTCACAGCTTCTCTTCATTCTA GTTCTGCAAATTCTCCAAATGGAGCTGAGATATCTACAAATCAATCTGAGCTAATATTTTTGGGAACAGGAACAAGTGAAGGAATTCCACGAGTGAGCTGTCTCACTAACCCCGTGAAAACGTGCCCC GTGTGCTCAAAAGCTGCTGAACCGGGTAGCAAAAATAGGAGACTGAACACCAGCATCCTTATTCGCCACTCCAGGCCCTCCGGCAATCGTAACTTTCTTATAGATGTTGGCAA GATAAGAACACTTGACGCGGTCATTATTACTCATTCTCATGCTGATGCAATTGGAG GTATGGATGATCTTCGCGATTGGACTAACAATGTCCAGCCCTCCGTTCCAATTTATGTGGCCAGTCGTGACTTTGAG GTGATGAAGAAAACTCACTATTATTTGATAGACAAAAGTAATATCATCCCGGGAGCTGCAGTCTCAGAGTTGCAATTTAACATCATAAAGGAAGATCCATTCGTTGTACATGATCTTAAG GTAATTCCTTTACCAGTCTGGCATGGTTCTGGTTATCGTTCTTTGGGCTTTCGATTTGGGAATACATGTTATATCAG CGATGTAAGTGATATACCAGAAGAAACTTACCCACTTCTACAGGACTGTGAACTCCTTATCATG GATGCTTTGCGACCAGATAGGTCTTCTGCAACACATTTTGGACTTCCAAGG GCTCTGGAGGAAGTGCGgaaaatcaaaccaaaaagAACACTTTTCACTG GCATGATGCATCTCATGGACCATGAAGTTGTAACTGAAAGGCTACTGAAACTGAGGGAAACAGAAGGCGTCGATGTGCAACTCAGCTATGATGGGCTTCGAGTACCCGTGAGCTTGTAA